In the Drosophila takahashii strain IR98-3 E-12201 chromosome 3R, DtakHiC1v2, whole genome shotgun sequence genome, one interval contains:
- the LOC108069847 gene encoding zinc finger protein 853 has protein sequence MIGTEDMSAAAGMDISESFRAEDLSKADFFDFVTGPDMGIGIGVGVGVEALGVSLHQQQQHHQTHQQPPHSHNNNNSHVQVVHQPITSQSQQQSLCGGARTNSSMIHDGGGGGAGSGGGGVVVPVGNRNGTTNGGDPTLQGYEFWHQDKDNSRLDSSSIFEDLDRYCWQQQPVTASASNGGSASTNQPSPTSPQSHLQQQQQHQQQHQQQQHQQLQQQQQPNASSSSAASSGAGSSSDTISSLDTTDGQIYTLTVLNGGEPWLKRSEAEQLPTSLDLDSLLGSFPGYIKSEYPYDDSGFSTDGKDVIGNGTDGLSSISQAQNQGQQQTQQTLPSLVTAISLAGGNDLGQQLAQFQNNNNDWHMADHNAETEQSTAESLLRSALQGKGYVSKGLHMQNGLTGMPVVKDEDMRRLLFADEAAALGFVDSTLSAAQMFDEAQGIHLSAQQQQQQQQQQQHNGGSNILVDDMFLSLENAFSDDFEKIKRIANEVQQFCSAGSAGTPTPGDYGPPGDVLMQISPSAATVPLQPPQPLKPEVSTSTSPASTVVVSAVRGGGGSGGGGGGVTKPKKAYKRSSSNNNNPNVANNNPSSGSNPLIGGSGSGGSSSSSGSASSSSNSPPANSGGSSSSSSGGSAQRKERSLHYCSICSKGFKDKYSVNVHIRTHTGEKPFACSLCGKSFRQKAHLAKHYQTHMTQKNNGNLIKGGGSGKHPRSSGSTGGSLNQRQQQQQQQQQLGGGGVVPPSLPVMISNPNTPPSGILPPANGLLANR, from the exons ATGATCGGCACCGAGGATATGTCCGCAGCGGCTGGCATGGACATCAGTGAGTCCTTTCGTGCCGAGGATCTCTCGAAGGCGGACTTCTTCGACTTTGTAACCGGTCCCGACATGGGAATCGGCATCGGCGTGGGTGTGGGCGTGGAGGCCCTGGGCGTCAGTCTgcatcagcaacagcagcaccaccagacCCACCAACAGCCGCCCCATAgtcacaataataataacagccACGTCCAGGTGGTTCACCAGCCCATTACGTCGCAGTCCCAGCAGCAGAGCCTCTGCGGTGGTGCGAGAACCAACAGCAGCATGATCCACGACGGCGGGGGCGGTGGTGcaggcagcggcggcggtgggGTCGTGGTGCCCGTCGGCAATCGTAACGGAACCACCAACGGCGGCGATCCCACGTTACAGGGCTACGAG TTTTGGCACCAGGACAAGGACAACAGTCGCCTGGACTCGAGCTCGATTTTCGAGGACCTCGACCGCTACTGCTGGCAACAGCAGCCGGTCACAGCCAGCGCCAGCAATGGTGGATCCGCCAGCACCAACCAGCCCAGTCCCACGTCGCCGCAGAGCCACctccaacagcaacagcagcaccagcagcaacatcagcagcagcaacaccagcagttgcagcagcaacagcagcccaATGCGAGCAGTTCCTCGGCTGCTTCGAGTGGAgcgggcagcagcagcgacacgATCAGCAGTTTGGACACCACCGATGGCCAGATCTACACCCTGACAGTATTAAACGGAGGCGAGCCCTGGCTGAAGCGCTCGGAGGCGGAGCAGCTGCCCACCTCGCTGGATCTGGACAGTTTGCTGGGCAGTTTTCCGGGCTACATAAAGTCGGAGTATCCCTACGACGACAGCGGCTTCAGTACGGACGGCAAGGATGTGATCGGCAATGGAACGGATGGTCTCAGCAGTATTTCCCAGGCCCAAAATCAGGGTCAGCAGCAGACGCAACAGACGCTGCCCTCGCTGGTCACGGCCATTTCGCTGGCCGGTGGCAATGATTTGGGCCAACAGTTGGCCCAATtccagaacaacaacaacgactggCATATGGCCGATCATAATGCGGAAACGGAGCAGAGTACGGCGGAATCGCTGCTGCGGAGTGCGCTGCAGGGCAAGGGCTATGTTAGCAAGGGTCTGCACATGCAGAACGGACTGACCGGCATGCCGGTGGTCAAGGATGAGGATATGCGGCGTCTGCTGTTCGCCGATGAGGCAGCCGCCTTGGGTTTTGTCGACTCCACCTTAAGTGCCGCCCAGATGTTCGACGAGGCCCAGGGTATCCACCTGAGtgcccaacagcagcagcagcagcaacagcagcagcaacataatGGTGGCAGCAATATCCTGGTGGACGACATGTTCCTGTCGCTGGAGAATGCCTTCAGCGATGATTTCGAGAAGATCAAGCGCATAGCCAACGAAGTGCAGCAGTTTTGCTCTGCCGGCTCGGCGGGCACACCCACGCCGGGGGATTATGGACCACCCGGCGATGTGCTGATGCAAATCTCACCCAGTGCGGCGACAGTTCCGCTGCAGCCACCGCAACCACTTAAACCGGAAGTGAGTACCTCCACTTCGCCTGCCTCGACGGTGGTTGTTTCCGCCgtcagaggaggaggaggatcaggAGGTGGCGGCGGTGGAGTGACCAAGCCCAAGAAGGCCTACAAACGCAGCAGTAGCAATAACAATAATCCCAATGTGGCCAACAACAATCCAAGCAGCGGGAGCAATCCCCTCATCGGCGGCAGCGGAAGTGGAGGCAGCTCCTCGTCGAGTGGCagtgccagcagcagcagcaatagtCCGCCAGCCAATTCCGGCGGCAGTTCGTCCTCCTCGTCGGGCGGAAGTGCCCAGCGGAAGGAGCGATCGCTGCACTACTGCTCCATCTGCTCGAAGGGATTCAAGGACAAGTACTCGGTGAATGTGCACATACGCACGCACACGGGGGAGAAGCCATTCGCCTGTTCGCTGTGCGGCAAGAGTTTCCGGCAGAAGGCCCATCTGGCCAAGCACTATCAGACGCACATGACCCAGAAGAACAACGGGAACCTAATCAAGGGCGGTGGCTCCGGGAAGCATCCACGATCCAGTGGATCAACAGGTGGCTCGTTGAACcaacgacagcagcagcagcagcagcaacagcaactcgGCGGTGGTGGAGTGGTGCCACCTTCGCTGCCCGTGATGATCAGCAATCCCAACACGCCACCTAGCGGTATACTGCCACCTGCCAATGGACTCCTCGCCAATCGGTAG
- the LOC138913664 gene encoding LOW QUALITY PROTEIN: uncharacterized protein (The sequence of the model RefSeq protein was modified relative to this genomic sequence to represent the inferred CDS: inserted 4 bases in 2 codons; substituted 1 base at 1 genomic stop codon): protein MTFGHFMSMTAIVLGXLXSCHCTSQSTNAXLRDSWPKIVNETENDATNSNFNSELRLAIQTWTSTSEFACRTEMKNAQNPTQKIKTKKHFGSLFLLFSGVGLVFA from the exons ATGACATTTGGGCATTTTATGAGCATGACCGCCATTGTTTTGGG CTTGTGATCTTGTCATTGTACTAGTCAAAGTACGAATGC GCTGAGAGactcttggccaaaaatcgtaaacgaaaccgaaaacgatgccacaaattccaatttcaaTTCCGAGCTGCGACTTGCGATACAGACGTGGACGTCAACATCAGAGTTCGCCTGTCGTACCGAAATGAAAAATGCTCAAAATCcgacacaaaaaataaaaacgaagaaACACTTTGGCTCGTTATTCTTACTTTTTTCGGGGGTCGGTCTCGTTTTTGCCTGA